The genomic segment ACGATTTCGTGGTAGTAGAATTCGTTTTCGTCCAAATCGCCAAGTTGGTTTTCCGGTATCATGAAAATACCGTTGCGATACTTTTCAACATCGTTAAGATTTGGATGATTTTCAAATGTTAACAAGTCAAAGGTCTTGTGCTGACGATGACTTGCTACAGTTAAGTAAATAGGTGTCTTGCTGTCCGGCATGAACAAGGCAAGCTTGTTTCCGACCGTATAGCGTTCTTCCGGGAAATGAGTACGCGAGATAACGCGGACTTCTCCACGGATACCGTGTGTATTAACAATTGTACCAACGTTAAACCATTGCATAAAAATCACACCTTCCTTTATTTTAAATAATAATAACTTATATATGCCGAAATAAAGAATTCCATTGAATCCGCTACGGCGCTCGGGGATGCCTACCGCCATAAACCAAGCAGCCTCGCTACCAGTCTCATGGCTACCCCTTTGAGGCGCCTACGCTCAGTTAATATAGGTATTCATGTGTTCAACTTAAATAGACAAAAAAGGAAGGAACATAGGCTCCCTCCTTTTCTGTATCAATCTATAATATCGATATAAACCTTCTTGCCGTGGTGACTGCCTGCTGCTGAATAAACAATGGTGCGTATCGCTTTCGCAACACGTCCCTGCTTTCCGATAACTTTTCCCATATCTTCGGGATTTACGGATAATTTATAGATGACACGATTATCATGTTCATCCATTGCAATCCGAACATCCTCTGGATAATCGACTAACGGTTTAACGATTGTCTCAATCAGCTGCTTCATGTACACCCCTCCTGATTACTTACCGAGTTTAGCGTTATGGTATTTTTCCATGATGCCTTTGTCGGAAAACAGGTTACGGACAGTATCAGATGGTTTCGCACCCTCTTGAAGCCATTTAAGAGCTAGCTCTTCATTGATTTTTACTTCAGCTGGTTTTGTAAGCGGGTTGTAAGTTCCAACCGTTTCGATTTGACGACCATCACGTGGTGAACGTGAATCTGCTACTACAATACGATAGAAAGGAGTTTTCTTTGCTCCCATACGTTTAAGACGAATTTTTACTGACATTTTTACTTGCACCTCCGAATAGTTTCACACAAGATAGTATATTATCAAGCTTTCTGTTGTTTGTAAAGTGTTTTTTCTTAACACCTTGAATTTCTTTCGAAAATCCGGGATTTTATTTAAAAAACGAATCCAATCCAGGCATTTTCATCTTCTTTTTACCTTTTTGTTGCATGCCGGTCATTTGTTTGACCATTTTTTTCATGTCTTCGAATTGCTTTAATAGCCGATTGACATCTTGAATGGTTGTTCCTGACCCTTTTGCAATTCGCTTGCGACGATTTGCATTGATGATCTCAGGTGTATTGCGCTCCGCCGTAGTCATCGATTGGATTACCGCTTCAACGCGCCCCATTTGGCCTTCGTCAACTTTAGCATTTTCGAGACCTTTGATTTTATTGGCACCGGGCATCATTTTCAAAATTTCGTCGAGTGGCCCCATTTTCTTGACTTGCTGAAGCTGATCAAGGAAGTCGTCGAGCGTAAATGATTGCGTCCGGAACTTTTCTTCAAGTTCCTTCGACTTCTCTTCATCGACATTCTCCTGTGCTTTTTCAATAAGAGACATGACATCGCCCATACCAAGAATTCGGGATGCCATACGTTCCGGATGAAACGGTTCCAGTGCATCCATCTTCTCGCCCATCCCGACAAACTTAATCGGTTTGTCTGTAACAGCTCGGATAGAAAGCGCCGCTCCGCCTCGAGTATCCCCGTCAAGTTTAGTCAGGATAACGCCTGTTATTCCGACAGTATCATCGAAACTTTTAGCGACATTTACAGCATCCTGCCCAGTCATTGCATCAACGACAAGGAATACTTCGTCCGGTGTACTAAGGTCCCGAATATCCTTCAGTTCCTGCATCAGTACTTCGTCAACATGTAGCCTTCCAGCTGTATCAATGATAACGACATCATGATGTTCTTTCTCCGCCTCTGCAAGCGCCTGGCGTACAATTTCAACAGGTGAAATGTCAGTTCCCAGTGCGAACACAGGCATTGTCAATTGCTTACCGAGTGTTTCCAACTGCTGAATCGCAGCGGGTCTGTAAACGTCTGCCGCGACAAGTAGCGGCTTTTTATTGTGCCGTTTGCGAAGTACGCTTGCCAGTTTCCCCGTAGTTGTCGTTTTACCCGCACCTTGCAGACCGACCATCATAATGACAGTAGGTGATTTTCGTGAAAACTGGATTGGGTTCTGCTCGCCGCCCATCAGATTCGTTAGTTCATCTTTAACAATTTTAACAACCTGTTGACCGGGAGTTAGACTCTTCATGACGTCATGTCCGACTGCACGTTCACTTACTGTTTTGACAAACTCTTTGACAACTTTCAAGTTAACATCGGCTTCAATAAGCGCAAAACGTACTTCACGCATCATTTCCTTGACATCAGCTTCGTCAATCTTACCTTTGCCCCTAATTTTCTGTAGCGTCCCTTGCAGGCGCTGGGCTAATCCTTCAAATGCCATGCACAGAGCCTCCTACTCATGATTTCTTAACGCACTTAACAATTCTTTGATTGTTTCCGATTTTTTATCTGTATCGGTTATGAGCTGCTCAAGATAATCTACAATTTCTGCTCGCTTCTGGAATTCTGAAAATAAATTCAACTTCATTTCATAATCTTCGAGCATCGCTTCCGTCCGGCGAACATTGTCATAGACAGCCTGACGCGATACGCCGTATTCACCAGCAATCTCACCGAGTGAAAGATCTTCTAAATAGTAAAGTTGCATATAAAGTCTTTGTTTATCAGTCAAAAGTGACTGATAAAAATCAAAGAGGAAGTTAATGCGTGTCGTTTTTGCAAGCGTCATACGCTTTGCCTCCCCGCTATGTTCTTCCTAAGTCATCATAGTATGACAACCTCGTACTGTCAAGTCATTTTACTTGTCTGTGTCAAAAAGCGCAAACACCTAGACATTATCTTCTTGTTCAAGTCCATCCGCAAATAGGCCGTAGACATACTTTTCTGGATCAAACGGTTGTAGATCATCCACACCTTCACCGAGTCCAACGAATTTAACTGGGATATTTAACTTTTTCCTAATAGCAAGTACGATACCGCCTTTTGCTGTGCCATCAAGCTTCGTCAAGACGATACCTGTAACATTCGTCGCTTCTTTGAATGTCTCCGCTTGGATTAATGCGTTTTGCCCCGTTGTTGCATCGAGCGCTAAGAGTACTTCATGCGGTGCGCCTTCTACTTCTTTACTGATAACCCGGTGCACTTTTTGAAGTTCATTCATCAGATTCACTTTATTTTGAAGCCTTCCCGCGGTATCACAAATAAGAACGTCCACTTTGCGGTTTTTTGCAGCACGGATTGCGTCGTACATGACTGCAGCAGGGTCAGACCCTTCCGATTGACGGATTACTTCTACTCCAGCACGTTCACCCCAGACGACAAGTTGATCGATAGCACCAGCACGGAATGTGTCGCCGGCCGCAAGCATAACCGTCTTGCCTTCTGCCATAAGTCGCGCTGCCAACTTCCCAATTGTCGTCGTTTTTCCAACGCCATTAACGCCTACCATTAAGATAACAGTTAGACCGTCTTCTTGAATACGCAGTTCGTTGTCGAGTTCTTCGCCAGCTTGGTAGATTTCAACCAGTTTTTCAGAAATAACTGATTGAATGCCCGCTGTATCTTTAATATTTTTTCGCTGTACTTCAACTTTAAGTAAATCGATGAGCTCCATGACTGTTTCAAAACCGACATCGGCCTGTAACAGTAGCTCTTCCAATTCCTCAAAGAATTCTTCGTCAATTACTCTGAAACGCGCAACAAGATCATTCACTTTGGATGTGAACTGATCTCGCGTTTTTGATAAACCATCTTTAAATTTCTCTGTTACTGCTTCGTTTGTACCCGTGATTTTTTCCTTGAGTTTCTTAAAAAAAGACAATTATAGTCACTCCTTTACATGATTGCTTCTTCCGGCACCTCGGAAATTTTAACCGAAATAACCCTGGACACGCCTGATTCCTGCATCGTGATTCCATAGAGCACATCCGCACCTTCCATCGTACCCTTCCGATGTGTAATAACGATGAATTGTGTCTTCTCCGAAAACTTCTTCAGGTATTTACTGTAGCGTATGACATTCGCTTCGTCGAGCGCGGCTTCGACTTCATCAAGAATACAAAATGGTACTGGTCGTACTTCGATGATTGAAAATAACAACGAAATCGCAGTTAACGCACGTTCTCCACCTGATAAAAGGCTTAAACTTTGCAGCTTTTTCCCTGGCGGACGTGCGACAATTTCCACACCAGTTTCAAGTAAATTGTCAGGTTGCGTAAGTATCAAATCCGCCTCACCGCCCCCAAACATTTCCTTAAACACATGTCGGAAGCGGTTCTGGACAGCATTGAATGTCGTCAAAAAACGCGTTGTCATTTCAGCGTCCATCTCACTCATCGCTTCGTGAAGTGTCGTTTTCGCTTCTAATAAATCATTACGCTGTTCATCCAAAAAGAGATGACGTTCAGATACTTCTTCAAACTCCACAATAGCTCCGGGATTAACGGGTCCCAAAACTGCCAGTTGACGTTTTAAAGATTCAACTTTTTCTCTGGTCTTCACTTCATCAAAATCGTCCGCAATAATTCCATCCGCAAACAATCCATATTCAGTTAGAAGCTGCTGCGTGACCGCTTCATATTTCACTTCGAGACGTGATAGCACGATAGAGACCCCATTCAATGCAGAGATTGTTTCTCCCGTACTACCTCGAAGTTTTTGAAGCGTTGCACTTTTCTCTTCAAGTAAATTTGCAAGCTTTGTGCGGATTTCCCTGTCTGTCATAATCGATTTCTCGATTAATTTCTTGTCAGCAGATGCCCTTTCAATCTCCATTGCGATTTGTTCCGCGCTCAACTCTCCACCATTTTCATTACCAGTGAAATACTGCATTTCATCACGCAAGGCAGTCAATTTAACTTTTGCTTGAGCAGATGCATCTTCCATTTCGTCGATTGTCACTTGCAGGTGTGCTTTC from the Sporosarcina psychrophila genome contains:
- the rimM gene encoding ribosome maturation factor RimM (Essential for efficient processing of 16S rRNA), which codes for MQWFNVGTIVNTHGIRGEVRVISRTHFPEERYTVGNKLALFMPDSKTPIYLTVASHRQHKTFDLLTFENHPNLNDVEKYRNGIFMIPENQLGDLDENEFYYHEIVGCTVFTTEGIELGEVTEILETGANDVWTVTPEKGKPHYIPYIEDIVKEVDIAGKKIIIDPMEGLLS
- a CDS encoding KH domain-containing protein; the encoded protein is MKQLIETIVKPLVDYPEDVRIAMDEHDNRVIYKLSVNPEDMGKVIGKQGRVAKAIRTIVYSAAGSHHGKKVYIDIID
- the rpsP gene encoding 30S ribosomal protein S16, producing MSVKIRLKRMGAKKTPFYRIVVADSRSPRDGRQIETVGTYNPLTKPAEVKINEELALKWLQEGAKPSDTVRNLFSDKGIMEKYHNAKLGK
- the ffh gene encoding signal recognition particle protein, which produces MAFEGLAQRLQGTLQKIRGKGKIDEADVKEMMREVRFALIEADVNLKVVKEFVKTVSERAVGHDVMKSLTPGQQVVKIVKDELTNLMGGEQNPIQFSRKSPTVIMMVGLQGAGKTTTTGKLASVLRKRHNKKPLLVAADVYRPAAIQQLETLGKQLTMPVFALGTDISPVEIVRQALAEAEKEHHDVVIIDTAGRLHVDEVLMQELKDIRDLSTPDEVFLVVDAMTGQDAVNVAKSFDDTVGITGVILTKLDGDTRGGAALSIRAVTDKPIKFVGMGEKMDALEPFHPERMASRILGMGDVMSLIEKAQENVDEEKSKELEEKFRTQSFTLDDFLDQLQQVKKMGPLDEILKMMPGANKIKGLENAKVDEGQMGRVEAVIQSMTTAERNTPEIINANRRKRIAKGSGTTIQDVNRLLKQFEDMKKMVKQMTGMQQKGKKKMKMPGLDSFFK
- a CDS encoding putative DNA-binding protein; its protein translation is MTLAKTTRINFLFDFYQSLLTDKQRLYMQLYYLEDLSLGEIAGEYGVSRQAVYDNVRRTEAMLEDYEMKLNLFSEFQKRAEIVDYLEQLITDTDKKSETIKELLSALRNHE
- the ftsY gene encoding signal recognition particle-docking protein FtsY, which produces MSFFKKLKEKITGTNEAVTEKFKDGLSKTRDQFTSKVNDLVARFRVIDEEFFEELEELLLQADVGFETVMELIDLLKVEVQRKNIKDTAGIQSVISEKLVEIYQAGEELDNELRIQEDGLTVILMVGVNGVGKTTTIGKLAARLMAEGKTVMLAAGDTFRAGAIDQLVVWGERAGVEVIRQSEGSDPAAVMYDAIRAAKNRKVDVLICDTAGRLQNKVNLMNELQKVHRVISKEVEGAPHEVLLALDATTGQNALIQAETFKEATNVTGIVLTKLDGTAKGGIVLAIRKKLNIPVKFVGLGEGVDDLQPFDPEKYVYGLFADGLEQEDNV